The Manis javanica isolate MJ-LG chromosome 4, MJ_LKY, whole genome shotgun sequence genome contains a region encoding:
- the SDHB gene encoding succinate dehydrogenase [ubiquinone] iron-sulfur subunit, mitochondrial isoform X2 — MAAAVGVSLRRWFPATALGGACLQACRGAQTAAATAPRIKKFAIYRWDPDKTGDKPHMQTYEIDLNKCGPMVLDALIKIKNEIDSTLTFRRSCREGICGSCAMNINGGNTLACTRRIDTNLNKVSKIYPLPHMYVIKDLVPDLSNFYAQYKSIEPYLKKKDESQEGRQQYLQSIEDREKLAYRWMIDSRDDFTEERLAKLQDPFSLYRCHTIMNCTRTCPKGLNPGKAIAEIKKMMATYKEKRASA; from the exons gcATGCCGAGGGGCCCAGACAGCTGCAGCCACAGCTCCCCGCATTAAGAAATTTGCCATCTACCGATGGGACCCAGACAAGACTGGAGATAAACCTCATATGCAAACTTATGAAATTGATTTGAATAA atGTGGTCCTATGGTGTTAGATGCTTTAATCAAGATTAAGAATGAAATTGATTCTACCTTGACCTTCCGAAGGTCATGCAGAGAAG GTATTTGTGGCTCTTGTGCAATGAACATCAACGGAGGCAACACTCTGGCTTGTACCCGGAGGATTGACACCAACCTCAACAAAGTCTCCAAGATCTACCCTCTTCCGCATATGTATGTGATAAAGGATCTTGTTCCT GATTTGAGCAACTTCTATGCCCAGTACAAATCCATTGAGCCTTACTTGAAGAAGAAGGATGAATCCCAGGAAGGCAGGCAGCAGTATCTCCAGTCCATAGAAGATCGTGAGAAACTG GCCTATCGCTGGATGATCGACTCCAGAGACGACTTCACAGAGGAGCGGCTGGCCAAGCTGCAGGACCCATTCTCCCTGTATCGCTGCCACACCATCATGAATTGCACAAGAACCTGTCCCAAG GGGCTAAATCCAGGAAAAGCTATTGctgaaatcaagaaaatgatGGCAACCTACAAGGAGAAGAGAGCTTCAGCCTAA
- the SDHB gene encoding succinate dehydrogenase [ubiquinone] iron-sulfur subunit, mitochondrial isoform X1, whose translation MAAAVGVSLRRWFPATALGGACLQACRGAQTAAATAPRIKKFAIYRWDPDKTGDKPHMQTYEIDLNKCGPMVLDALIKIKNEIDSTLTFRRSCREGICGSCAMNINGGNTLACTRRIDTNLNKVSKIYPLPHMYVIKDLVPDLSNFYAQYKSIEPYLKKKDESQEGRQQYLQSIEDREKLDGLYECILCACCSTSCPSYWWNGDKYLGPAVLMQAYRWMIDSRDDFTEERLAKLQDPFSLYRCHTIMNCTRTCPKGLNPGKAIAEIKKMMATYKEKRASA comes from the exons gcATGCCGAGGGGCCCAGACAGCTGCAGCCACAGCTCCCCGCATTAAGAAATTTGCCATCTACCGATGGGACCCAGACAAGACTGGAGATAAACCTCATATGCAAACTTATGAAATTGATTTGAATAA atGTGGTCCTATGGTGTTAGATGCTTTAATCAAGATTAAGAATGAAATTGATTCTACCTTGACCTTCCGAAGGTCATGCAGAGAAG GTATTTGTGGCTCTTGTGCAATGAACATCAACGGAGGCAACACTCTGGCTTGTACCCGGAGGATTGACACCAACCTCAACAAAGTCTCCAAGATCTACCCTCTTCCGCATATGTATGTGATAAAGGATCTTGTTCCT GATTTGAGCAACTTCTATGCCCAGTACAAATCCATTGAGCCTTACTTGAAGAAGAAGGATGAATCCCAGGAAGGCAGGCAGCAGTATCTCCAGTCCATAGAAGATCGTGAGAAACTG GACGGCCTCTACGAGTGCATCCTCTGTGCCTGCTGCAGCACCAGCTGCCCTAGCTACTGGTGGAATGGAGATAAATATTTGGGACCTGCAGTTCTTATGCAG GCCTATCGCTGGATGATCGACTCCAGAGACGACTTCACAGAGGAGCGGCTGGCCAAGCTGCAGGACCCATTCTCCCTGTATCGCTGCCACACCATCATGAATTGCACAAGAACCTGTCCCAAG GGGCTAAATCCAGGAAAAGCTATTGctgaaatcaagaaaatgatGGCAACCTACAAGGAGAAGAGAGCTTCAGCCTAA